A genomic stretch from Synechococcales cyanobacterium T60_A2020_003 includes:
- a CDS encoding photosystem I assembly protein Ycf4: MSSSTTKKTADLTLTQDVLGSRRFSNYWWATVVLGGSLGFLLASLSSYFKVNLLPFASPTDLIFVPQGAVMGFYGVAGLLLATYLWSVILLDVGGGFNRFDRNTGTVTIFRKGFLGKNRTIEVSYPLEDVQAIRVEIKEGLNPRRVLYLRVKGKGDLPLTPVGQPMALSRLENQGAELARFLGVPLEGL, from the coding sequence ATGTCGTCCTCTACAACAAAAAAGACAGCCGATTTAACCCTCACCCAAGATGTTCTGGGGTCTAGGCGATTTAGCAATTACTGGTGGGCAACTGTAGTTTTAGGCGGCAGCCTGGGCTTCCTGCTCGCAAGCTTATCGAGCTATTTCAAAGTCAACCTACTACCGTTTGCCAGTCCGACGGATTTAATTTTCGTACCTCAAGGTGCCGTCATGGGATTCTATGGTGTGGCGGGTTTGCTGCTAGCCACTTACTTATGGAGTGTCATTCTTTTAGACGTGGGTGGCGGCTTTAATCGATTTGATCGGAATACGGGAACTGTGACCATTTTTCGGAAGGGGTTTTTGGGCAAGAATCGCACCATTGAGGTTTCTTACCCCTTAGAAGATGTGCAAGCGATTCGTGTGGAAATCAAGGAAGGGCTGAATCCCCGGCGAGTTTTATATCTTCGCGTGAAGGGGAAGGGCGATTTACCCTTAACTCCAGTAGGGCAGCCGATGGCACTCTCACGTCTTGAGAATCAGGGGGCAGAACTAGCACGATTCTTGGGCGTTCCACTTGAAGGGCTGTAA
- a CDS encoding gas vesicle protein K, which translates to MIQPDNASSDIPSDTIDLNSALSAPSKPNSGLAPLLLTVVELVRQLMEAQIIRRMDQGELTEADLERAAESLRKLEEQVIQLCEIFEIDPADLNIDLGDIGTLLPRTGYYPGETSTNPSILELLDRLLNVGVVLEGDVELGLAQLNLIHAKLRLVLTSKPV; encoded by the coding sequence ATGATTCAACCGGATAATGCGTCCTCAGACATCCCATCCGATACCATCGATTTAAACTCTGCACTCTCCGCACCGTCAAAGCCAAATTCAGGACTTGCCCCTCTTTTGCTGACGGTCGTTGAGTTGGTGCGGCAATTGATGGAAGCGCAGATCATTCGACGGATGGATCAGGGTGAGCTAACCGAGGCTGATTTGGAACGGGCAGCGGAAAGCCTCCGCAAACTTGAGGAGCAAGTTATCCAGCTTTGCGAGATTTTTGAGATTGATCCCGCCGATCTCAACATTGATTTAGGCGACATCGGAACATTGCTGCCCAGAACAGGGTACTACCCTGGCGAAACTTCAACCAACCCGTCAATTCTAGAACTCCTGGATCGCCTGCTCAATGTTGGTGTCGTCCTCGAAGGCGATGTCGAACTGGGCCTTGCACAGCTTAACTTGATCCATGCGAAGTTACGCCTAGTTCTCACCTCGAAACCCGTTTGA
- a CDS encoding peptidylprolyl isomerase, translating to MNVIKPILKPLFSVGLFLVLAIALISCATQEAAETASATSTPQSTSIVNAPMASSLPRLDGTATVELIVNGSPIRIEVDGTNAPITAGNFVDLVQKGVYDGTAFHRVVRDPEPFVVQGGDPQTKDPNVPPQMYGTGSYVDPETGLPRYIPLEIKPQGSNSEIVYSRTLEDAKVDRPPVLMHQRGAVAMARSQMPDSASSQFYFALSDLGFLDGNYAVLGYVTEGMEVVDAIQQGDRIESARVISGLENLKTP from the coding sequence ATGAACGTGATCAAACCTATTCTTAAACCCCTGTTTTCGGTGGGGTTGTTCCTCGTATTGGCGATCGCCCTTATCTCTTGCGCCACTCAAGAAGCCGCAGAAACGGCATCTGCGACATCAACACCTCAAAGTACCAGCATTGTCAACGCTCCCATGGCAAGTTCGCTGCCTCGTCTGGATGGCACGGCTACGGTTGAACTGATCGTTAACGGCAGCCCAATTCGGATTGAGGTCGATGGCACCAATGCGCCGATTACCGCTGGTAATTTTGTCGATTTGGTGCAGAAGGGCGTATATGACGGTACAGCCTTTCATCGAGTCGTCAGAGATCCAGAACCCTTTGTAGTGCAGGGTGGCGATCCGCAAACGAAGGATCCCAATGTTCCGCCTCAGATGTACGGCACTGGAAGCTATGTTGATCCAGAAACAGGACTCCCTCGCTACATTCCCCTAGAAATTAAGCCCCAAGGGAGTAATAGTGAAATTGTTTACAGCCGCACGTTGGAAGACGCGAAGGTTGACCGTCCCCCAGTGTTGATGCATCAGCGGGGTGCGGTTGCGATGGCGCGATCGCAAATGCCAGATTCAGCATCATCACAGTTTTACTTTGCGTTGTCGGATTTAGGCTTTTTAGATGGCAACTACGCCGTTTTGGGGTACGTAACTGAGGGTATGGAGGTTGTGGACGCGATTCAGCAAGGCGATCGCATCGAATCCGCACGGGTTATTTCAGGTCTAGAAAACCTGAAAACCCCCTAG
- a CDS encoding gas vesicle protein gives MTTTMPTRSSPQSHRTIATATQGSTLADVLERVLDKGIVIAGDISVSVGSTELLSIRIRLLISSVDKAKEIGINWWESDPYLSGQAQQLLQANQQLQARIESLETELRALRAAPETP, from the coding sequence ATGACAACCACCATGCCCACCCGCTCATCCCCCCAATCCCATCGCACGATCGCAACGGCCACGCAAGGATCAACCCTGGCTGATGTCTTAGAGCGCGTTCTCGATAAAGGGATTGTGATTGCGGGTGACATTTCTGTTTCCGTTGGTTCCACTGAACTGCTCAGCATCCGCATCCGTCTCCTCATTTCCTCGGTTGATAAGGCTAAGGAAATTGGCATTAACTGGTGGGAGAGCGATCCGTATCTGAGTGGTCAAGCCCAGCAGCTCTTACAGGCGAATCAGCAACTTCAAGCCCGTATCGAAAGCTTAGAAACCGAGCTACGCGCTTTAAGGGCTGCGCCGGAGACTCCCTAG
- a CDS encoding gas vesicle protein GvpG yields MFLDLLFAPITAPVNGLAWIGNKILEHAGSDLDEKESLQKQLLALQLAFDMGDISEEEFEEQEEELLLAIDALTYPPEEG; encoded by the coding sequence ATGTTTCTTGATCTCCTCTTTGCCCCGATCACCGCTCCCGTTAACGGTCTTGCCTGGATTGGAAATAAAATTCTAGAACATGCAGGTTCGGATCTGGACGAGAAAGAATCCTTGCAAAAACAGCTCCTCGCCCTGCAACTCGCCTTTGATATGGGCGATATCTCCGAAGAAGAATTCGAGGAGCAGGAAGAGGAGCTATTGCTGGCTATCGATGCACTCACCTATCCGCCAGAAGAAGGATAA
- a CDS encoding GvpL/GvpF family gas vesicle protein, with translation MSNGLYLYGIFPTPGPTHLEIEGLDKQPVKSHQLDQFVFLYSDAQQDRYLASRRNLLGHERVLEHAMEHGFHTLLPLQFGLIIDDWDMVREQLITPQGEKLSTLLHHLEGQREVGVKLFWETEKELEALMAENDTLRAERDRLEGRTLSMDEIVRIGQAIEQAMEDRKDAIIQTFQTTLNPLATKVVENDPLTETMIYNAAYLISWDAESAFSEKVEHLDHHFENRLRIRYNNFTAPFNFAQLEAFA, from the coding sequence ATGTCAAACGGTCTGTACCTATACGGCATTTTCCCAACCCCTGGCCCCACCCATCTGGAAATTGAAGGGCTAGATAAGCAGCCAGTGAAGTCGCACCAGCTTGATCAGTTTGTTTTTCTCTACTCTGATGCTCAGCAGGATCGCTATCTGGCAAGCCGCCGCAACTTACTAGGACATGAACGGGTTCTAGAACATGCGATGGAGCACGGATTTCATACTCTGCTCCCCCTGCAATTTGGTCTCATTATTGATGATTGGGATATGGTGCGGGAGCAGCTTATTACGCCCCAGGGCGAAAAACTCAGCACGTTGCTTCATCACTTGGAAGGACAACGAGAAGTAGGTGTGAAACTGTTTTGGGAAACGGAGAAAGAGCTAGAAGCCTTGATGGCTGAAAACGATACCTTGCGGGCGGAGCGCGATCGCCTTGAAGGACGCACCCTCAGCATGGATGAGATTGTCCGGATTGGGCAGGCTATAGAACAGGCCATGGAGGATCGTAAAGACGCTATTATCCAAACCTTTCAAACCACGCTCAATCCGCTAGCCACCAAGGTCGTTGAAAATGATCCGCTAACGGAGACCATGATTTATAATGCGGCCTATTTGATTTCGTGGGATGCGGAGTCGGCGTTTAGCGAAAAGGTAGAACACCTCGATCACCATTTTGAAAATCGCTTGCGGATTCGCTACAACAACTTCACAGCTCCGTTTAACTTTGCCCAATTAGAAGCCTTTGCCTAG
- the gvpN gene encoding gas vesicle protein GvpN produces the protein MTTVLHARPRGFVSTPAIERIIARALRYLQSGFPVHLRGAAGTGKTTLALHLADLLSRPIMLLFGDDEFKSTDLIGNQSGYTRKKVVDNFIHSVVKMEDELRHNWVDSRLTLACREGFTLVYDEFNRSRPEVNNVLLSALEEKLLVLPPSSNRNEYIRVNPHFRAIFTSNPEEYCGVHATQDALLDRLITINIPEPDELTQQEIIAQKVGIDRQSAVTIVQLVRRFRVKANLENSSGLRSCLMISKICHEHGIIAGTENAEFRDLCQDILLSRSGLPVRQATQLIWETFNELVGVSFTPQEPTDHLFDPYRPPVDGDLDDSAEADALLAEVQAQAARSLVLDTPEPQVNAPAETNQPEIIDELTEAVIDLDEAQGGDEHIEDVAELENSDEIADVAATELAEADEDEAGIVDALAADSLDDQEPGDQELDVEAEAEDLEIAEPTPTEAADVEAIAPSEESVIAEEDTLVVEPTVLVESAIAVDDVKADVTAAELESPELEALDADSGEAEDDFDAEANVTETVSNDLDDEAIALAAAPSTIDPVIEEFSEVPFERDVYAYLQTTEEARPSEIEVALSINRFQSINALRSLVDKGLILIQSSPDKPSTYRLNTSVPATASV, from the coding sequence GTGACCACTGTTCTCCATGCCCGACCTCGCGGTTTCGTAAGCACCCCCGCTATCGAGCGCATCATTGCCCGCGCATTGCGCTATCTCCAGTCAGGATTCCCGGTTCACCTCCGGGGGGCTGCCGGAACTGGAAAAACGACTTTGGCACTCCATTTAGCCGACCTACTGAGTCGTCCCATCATGCTGTTGTTCGGAGATGACGAGTTTAAGTCTACCGACCTGATTGGCAACCAGTCGGGTTACACCCGCAAGAAAGTTGTGGATAACTTTATTCACAGCGTCGTCAAGATGGAAGATGAGCTTCGGCATAACTGGGTCGATTCCCGTTTGACCCTCGCCTGCCGCGAAGGATTCACCCTGGTCTATGACGAATTTAACCGCTCACGCCCAGAAGTGAATAATGTACTCCTGTCCGCATTGGAAGAGAAGTTGCTGGTGTTGCCACCCAGCAGCAACCGCAACGAGTACATTCGGGTTAATCCGCATTTCCGTGCCATCTTCACCTCGAACCCAGAGGAGTATTGTGGGGTTCATGCCACTCAGGATGCCTTGTTGGATCGATTAATCACCATCAACATTCCTGAACCGGATGAGCTAACCCAGCAGGAAATCATTGCCCAGAAAGTCGGTATCGATCGCCAGAGTGCAGTAACGATTGTGCAACTGGTGCGTCGGTTCCGCGTTAAGGCCAATCTGGAAAACTCGTCTGGATTGCGGTCGTGTTTAATGATTTCCAAAATTTGTCATGAGCATGGCATTATTGCGGGCACGGAGAACGCCGAATTTCGAGATCTCTGCCAGGATATTTTGCTCTCTCGATCGGGGCTGCCCGTTCGTCAGGCGACCCAACTGATTTGGGAAACCTTTAATGAACTGGTTGGGGTTAGCTTTACGCCTCAAGAGCCTACGGATCACCTATTCGATCCCTATAGACCACCGGTGGATGGCGATCTTGACGATTCCGCAGAAGCCGATGCCCTACTGGCAGAAGTCCAGGCGCAGGCTGCTCGTTCTTTAGTTCTAGATACACCAGAACCCCAGGTAAATGCCCCAGCAGAAACAAATCAGCCGGAAATTATCGATGAACTGACCGAAGCTGTCATCGATCTTGACGAAGCTCAGGGGGGTGACGAGCACATTGAAGACGTTGCCGAACTTGAAAATTCTGATGAAATTGCCGATGTAGCAGCGACAGAACTCGCTGAAGCTGACGAGGACGAAGCTGGAATTGTTGATGCGTTAGCAGCAGACAGTCTTGATGATCAGGAACCTGGGGATCAGGAACTCGATGTAGAGGCAGAAGCTGAAGATCTCGAAATTGCTGAGCCCACTCCTACCGAAGCGGCGGATGTAGAGGCGATCGCCCCTTCTGAAGAATCTGTGATTGCTGAAGAGGATACCCTTGTTGTGGAACCAACTGTTTTGGTTGAATCAGCCATCGCTGTTGACGACGTTAAAGCGGACGTAACAGCGGCAGAGCTTGAGTCACCGGAACTTGAAGCCTTGGATGCTGACTCTGGCGAAGCGGAGGATGACTTCGACGCCGAAGCGAACGTGACAGAAACAGTTTCCAATGACCTCGATGATGAGGCGATCGCCCTTGCTGCTGCACCGAGTACAATTGATCCAGTAATCGAAGAGTTTTCGGAAGTGCCCTTTGAGCGAGATGTGTACGCCTACCTACAGACCACAGAAGAAGCTCGTCCATCGGAAATTGAAGTTGCGCTAAGCATCAACCGTTTCCAGTCGATTAATGCGCTGCGTTCTTTGGTCGATAAAGGTCTCATTCTGATCCAATCCAGTCCCGACAAGCCCTCAACCTATCGTTTGAATACCTCTGTCCCGGCTACTGCCTCAGTGTGA